The proteins below come from a single Gordonia pseudamarae genomic window:
- the rpsI gene encoding 30S ribosomal protein S9, with product MSNETNDAVENLEVDSAEVVEDAVEQGEDGYEAEVAADDYDAEAVETDVVERDPIVIDRPIQTVGRRKEAVVRVRLVPGTGDFTLNGRTLEDYFPNKVHQQIIKAPLVTVERTESFDVYARLVGGGPSGQAGALRLAIARALIEVTPDDRPALKKAGFLTRDPRAVERKKYGLKKARKASQYSKR from the coding sequence GTGAGCAACGAGACCAACGACGCCGTGGAGAACCTTGAGGTGGACAGCGCCGAGGTCGTCGAGGACGCCGTCGAGCAGGGCGAGGACGGCTACGAGGCCGAGGTCGCGGCTGACGACTACGACGCCGAGGCCGTGGAGACCGACGTCGTCGAGCGCGACCCGATCGTCATCGACCGTCCGATCCAGACCGTCGGCCGCCGTAAGGAGGCCGTGGTCCGTGTGCGTCTGGTGCCCGGTACCGGCGACTTCACGCTGAACGGCCGCACCCTCGAGGACTACTTCCCCAACAAGGTGCACCAGCAGATCATCAAGGCTCCGCTGGTCACCGTCGAGCGCACCGAGTCGTTCGACGTGTACGCCCGCCTCGTCGGTGGTGGCCCCTCGGGTCAGGCCGGCGCCCTGCGTCTGGCGATCGCCCGTGCCCTCATCGAGGTCACCCCGGATGATCGTCCCGCCCTGAAGAAGGCAGGCTTCCTGACCCGCGACCCGCGTGCGGTGGAGCGCAAGAAGTATGGCCTGAAGAAGGCCCGCAAGGCGTCGCAGTACTCCAAGCGCTGA
- the rplM gene encoding 50S ribosomal protein L13, which yields MPTYAPKAGDITRSWHVIDATDVVLGRLAVQTANLLRGKNKPTYAPNVDGGDFVIIINAEKVALTNNKADSKLNYRHSGHPGGLTVRTTAELLASHPERVVEKAVKGMLPKNKLSDAVASKLKVYAGPNHPHAAQRPVPFEIKQVAQ from the coding sequence GTGCCTACCTACGCACCGAAGGCCGGTGACATCACGCGCTCGTGGCACGTCATCGACGCCACCGACGTGGTGCTCGGCCGGCTGGCCGTGCAGACCGCCAATCTGCTGCGCGGCAAGAACAAGCCGACCTATGCCCCTAACGTCGACGGTGGTGACTTCGTCATCATCATCAACGCCGAGAAGGTCGCCCTGACCAACAACAAGGCCGACAGCAAGCTGAACTACCGGCACTCCGGGCATCCGGGTGGCCTGACGGTCCGCACCACCGCCGAACTGCTCGCCTCGCACCCCGAGCGCGTCGTGGAGAAGGCTGTCAAGGGCATGCTCCCGAAGAACAAGCTCAGCGACGCCGTCGCCTCCAAGCTGAAGGTGTACGCCGGCCCGAACCATCCCCACGCGGCCCAGCGCCCCGTGCCCTTCGAGATCAAGCAGGTGGCCCAGTGA
- a CDS encoding type VII secretion-associated protein: MTAGPAPGARADPRTVADLAYGHTDVDGRGIDVTWLLDAIDTPTVTVDGVRRRTSAMWFGLLRDLTEYRAAQCGAPVPLVVGVPSTWGSVRRAVIDEAAARLRCPVLITARATLVAAAHADRAVRRCAVIETTHLPTHPDAFGQRPFWTAAIVVRSDDGWVVDAQGIIEPDRSGDDIGGLIDDSVEVVVVDGAVPAEVARAVEVVTGVVVAGRVLTADRALVREYGLRGSPQRRSGPGWVPTEWPRRAGGRRYRPLMAAAVVLLCVLVSAAGAAIVLGGDPVARPRVVTADLDRVRVSVPGQWRRTDPPAGAARSGPRRTVFADPADGRRLIVVLSPVRAGATQQSVALSLRNRIRQRGDAVVTEFSASTGYAGRDVISYREAPGSGSPIRWYVLVSDGLQVSVGCQDGDQAQSLAGECVRAVSSVRIGRR, encoded by the coding sequence GTGACCGCCGGGCCTGCACCGGGCGCGCGGGCCGATCCCCGCACGGTGGCCGACCTGGCCTACGGGCACACCGACGTGGACGGTCGCGGCATCGATGTCACCTGGCTGCTCGACGCGATCGACACCCCGACCGTCACCGTCGACGGTGTCCGCCGGCGCACCTCGGCGATGTGGTTCGGCCTGCTGCGCGACCTCACGGAATATCGCGCCGCGCAGTGTGGCGCACCCGTTCCGCTGGTGGTGGGGGTACCGAGCACGTGGGGGAGCGTGCGCCGCGCGGTCATCGACGAGGCGGCCGCGCGACTGCGGTGTCCGGTGCTGATCACCGCGCGGGCGACGCTGGTGGCAGCCGCCCACGCCGACCGGGCCGTGCGCCGCTGCGCGGTGATCGAGACCACCCACCTGCCGACGCATCCGGACGCGTTCGGGCAGCGACCTTTCTGGACGGCGGCGATCGTCGTCCGCTCCGATGACGGCTGGGTGGTGGACGCGCAGGGGATCATCGAACCGGATCGGTCCGGTGACGACATCGGCGGGCTGATCGATGATTCGGTGGAGGTCGTGGTCGTCGACGGGGCGGTGCCGGCGGAGGTGGCGCGGGCCGTCGAGGTGGTCACGGGCGTCGTCGTGGCGGGCAGGGTGCTGACCGCGGACCGTGCGCTGGTCCGCGAGTACGGCCTGCGCGGCTCGCCGCAGCGTCGGTCCGGCCCGGGTTGGGTGCCGACCGAGTGGCCGCGGCGGGCGGGCGGTCGTCGGTACCGGCCGCTGATGGCGGCGGCCGTCGTCCTGCTGTGCGTGCTCGTGTCGGCCGCCGGAGCGGCGATCGTCCTGGGTGGTGATCCGGTCGCCCGGCCGCGGGTCGTCACCGCCGACCTCGACCGGGTGCGGGTGAGCGTGCCGGGACAGTGGCGGCGCACCGACCCGCCGGCAGGGGCGGCGCGGTCGGGGCCGCGCCGCACGGTGTTCGCCGATCCCGCCGACGGCCGCCGGCTCATCGTGGTGCTGAGCCCGGTGCGGGCCGGTGCGACGCAGCAGTCGGTGGCGCTGAGTCTGCGCAACCGTATCCGTCAGCGTGGCGACGCGGTGGTGACCGAGTTCTCGGCGTCGACCGGCTATGCGGGACGTGATGTGATCAGCTACCGCGAGGCACCCGGTTCCGGCAGCCCGATCCGCTGGTATGTGCTGGTCTCGGACGGCCTGCAGGTGAGCGTGGGTTGCCAGGACGGCGATCAGGCCCAGTCCCTGGCCGGCGAGTGCGTGCGGGCGGTCTCGTCGGTGCGGATCGGCCGACGGTGA
- a CDS encoding HAD family hydrolase: MPRVVLFDFSGTLFRFEHRDEWFAGVHDEHGEPLHLEHQAELIRRLTQPVGLTVDITDDERSAWRDRDLDPRLHRRAYVAILRASGLTVPGHAETLYERVLDPDSWIPYPDTVAVLTSLSRQGIRVGIVSNIAFDLRQVLAREGVADLVSAYALSFEVGAIKPDPRLFNAALDGLGAQAEQALMVGDSEEADGGARALGCDFALVHDAAPADRPRALIEVLAGHGITV, translated from the coding sequence ATGCCGCGCGTGGTGCTGTTCGACTTCTCCGGAACACTGTTCCGGTTCGAGCATCGTGATGAGTGGTTCGCCGGTGTGCACGACGAACACGGCGAACCACTCCATCTCGAGCATCAGGCGGAGCTGATCCGCCGGCTCACCCAGCCCGTCGGACTCACCGTCGACATCACCGACGACGAGCGCAGCGCCTGGCGCGACCGAGACCTCGATCCGAGGCTGCATCGCCGGGCGTATGTGGCGATCCTGCGGGCGTCGGGGCTGACCGTGCCCGGTCACGCCGAGACGCTGTACGAGCGGGTGCTGGACCCGGATTCGTGGATCCCGTACCCCGACACCGTTGCGGTTCTGACCAGCCTTTCCCGGCAGGGGATCCGGGTCGGTATCGTCAGCAATATCGCCTTCGACCTGCGTCAGGTCCTCGCCCGTGAGGGTGTCGCCGATCTGGTGTCGGCCTACGCGTTGTCGTTCGAGGTCGGCGCGATCAAACCCGACCCCCGACTGTTCAACGCCGCCCTCGACGGTCTCGGCGCACAGGCGGAGCAGGCGCTGATGGTGGGCGACAGCGAGGAAGCAGACGGCGGTGCCCGGGCCCTGGGCTGCGATTTCGCGTTGGTCCACGACGCCGCCCCCGCCGACCGTCCGCGCGCGCTGATCGAGGTTCTCGCCGGCCACGGCATCACCGTCTGA
- a CDS encoding dienelactone hydrolase family protein, translated as MFGKAKKPSESPKELMARLAIRGPYRVLRGDLGIVGMPGQVFAPSSQTWLPARTRDSDRWPAIAFGHSWLADSGRYRDLLYHLASWGIVVAAPDAERGVLASDTALAAALRSALDVVSHVPLGFGAVKVDAERVGYAGDGLGASAAVLAASTAILHGQAPRPVRSVAAVFPAPTTATLLPAAETVTAQGLVIGGSILDGVHANPLPLAAAYGGDVVLRTLAGGASAALVEKFGPGRLLGFNGADRKVHSQVRALLAGYLLHSLTGDLEYQAFSDPEVVLGAFTTLDLDDTPDLLDPISTLLGATPPKKKTDPAIAS; from the coding sequence GTGTTCGGAAAAGCGAAGAAGCCGTCGGAATCGCCCAAGGAATTGATGGCGCGGTTGGCGATCCGTGGGCCGTATCGGGTGCTGCGCGGCGATCTGGGCATCGTCGGGATGCCGGGGCAGGTGTTCGCGCCGTCGTCGCAGACGTGGCTGCCGGCCCGCACACGCGACAGCGACAGGTGGCCGGCGATAGCGTTCGGGCATTCGTGGTTGGCCGACAGTGGCCGCTACCGGGATCTGCTGTACCACTTGGCCTCATGGGGGATTGTGGTGGCCGCACCCGACGCCGAGCGGGGTGTGCTGGCCTCCGATACCGCACTTGCGGCGGCGCTGCGATCGGCGCTGGACGTGGTCTCGCACGTGCCGTTGGGGTTCGGGGCGGTCAAGGTCGACGCGGAGCGGGTCGGATACGCCGGTGACGGCCTGGGCGCGTCGGCGGCGGTGCTGGCGGCGTCGACCGCGATCCTGCACGGGCAGGCGCCGCGGCCGGTGCGGTCGGTGGCCGCGGTGTTCCCCGCGCCCACCACCGCGACGTTGTTGCCGGCGGCGGAGACGGTGACCGCCCAGGGCCTGGTGATCGGTGGCTCCATCCTCGACGGCGTGCACGCCAACCCGCTACCGCTGGCCGCGGCCTACGGCGGGGATGTGGTGTTGCGCACTCTGGCCGGCGGTGCGTCGGCCGCCCTGGTCGAGAAGTTCGGCCCCGGACGGCTGCTCGGGTTCAACGGCGCCGACCGCAAGGTGCATTCGCAGGTGCGGGCGTTGCTGGCCGGGTATCTGCTGCATTCGCTGACCGGTGACCTGGAGTACCAGGCGTTCTCCGATCCGGAGGTCGTTCTCGGCGCATTCACCACACTCGATCTCGACGACACACCCGACCTGCTCGACCCGATATCGACACTGCTGGGCGCGACCCCGCCGAAGAAAAAGACGGACCCCGCGATTGCGTCCTGA
- the glmM gene encoding phosphoglucosamine mutase produces MARLFGTDGVRGLANDELTPEFALRLASAAAVVFQTVSGDTSRRPIAVVGRDPRASGEMLEAAVCAGLAATGVDAIRVGVLPTPAIAFLTADYGADLGVMISASHNPMPDNGIKFFAAGGHKLPDDVEDKIEAAMDAEFVRPIGAAVGRVRDAPDAADRYRKHLASAVGHSLYGVTVVVDAANGAASALGPQVYADAGAKVIAIHSDPDGVNINDGCGSTHLDTLQAAVLEYGADLGLAHDGDADRCLAVDSTGAVVDGDMIMAILANAMNSAGRLRDGVLVATVMSNLGLHIAMKDAGVRVRTVGVGDRYVLEELRKGGYSLGGEQSGHIVIPAIGTTGDGIATGLLLMEQLAVTGRRLADLAAIMTVLPQELINVRVADKHAVARAPEVQQAVDDAEAELAGVGRVLLRPSGTEQLVRVMVEAGTADAALHTAQRIADVVAAAGA; encoded by the coding sequence GTGGCTCGCCTTTTCGGAACCGACGGCGTCCGGGGCCTGGCCAACGACGAACTCACCCCAGAGTTCGCGTTGCGCCTGGCTTCGGCCGCCGCGGTCGTTTTCCAGACAGTGTCCGGCGACACCTCGCGTCGCCCTATTGCCGTCGTCGGGCGGGATCCGCGCGCATCCGGTGAGATGCTGGAGGCCGCGGTCTGCGCGGGCCTGGCGGCGACCGGTGTCGACGCCATCCGGGTGGGTGTGCTGCCCACCCCGGCCATCGCGTTCCTGACCGCCGACTACGGCGCCGACCTCGGCGTGATGATCTCGGCGTCGCACAATCCGATGCCCGACAACGGGATCAAGTTCTTCGCCGCCGGCGGACACAAGCTGCCCGACGACGTCGAGGACAAGATCGAGGCAGCCATGGACGCCGAGTTCGTGCGGCCCATCGGTGCGGCCGTGGGCCGGGTGCGTGACGCTCCCGACGCCGCCGACCGCTATCGCAAACATCTGGCCTCGGCCGTCGGTCACTCGCTGTACGGTGTCACCGTCGTGGTCGACGCCGCCAACGGCGCCGCCTCCGCGTTGGGCCCGCAGGTGTATGCCGACGCCGGCGCCAAGGTCATCGCGATCCATTCCGACCCCGACGGCGTCAACATCAACGACGGTTGTGGTTCGACGCACCTGGACACCCTGCAGGCCGCCGTTCTGGAGTACGGCGCCGACCTGGGCCTGGCCCACGACGGCGATGCCGATCGCTGCCTGGCGGTCGATTCCACCGGTGCTGTCGTCGACGGCGACATGATCATGGCGATCCTCGCGAACGCCATGAACTCGGCCGGACGTCTGCGTGACGGCGTGCTCGTGGCCACGGTGATGAGCAACCTCGGGCTGCACATCGCCATGAAGGACGCCGGGGTGCGGGTCCGCACCGTGGGTGTGGGCGATCGGTACGTGCTCGAAGAGCTGCGCAAGGGTGGGTACTCGCTCGGCGGCGAACAGTCCGGCCACATCGTGATCCCGGCGATCGGCACCACCGGCGACGGTATCGCGACCGGTCTGTTGCTGATGGAGCAGCTCGCGGTCACCGGCCGTCGCCTCGCCGACCTGGCCGCCATCATGACGGTGCTGCCGCAGGAACTGATCAACGTGCGCGTGGCCGACAAGCATGCGGTGGCCCGCGCACCCGAGGTTCAGCAGGCGGTCGACGACGCCGAGGCCGAACTCGCCGGTGTCGGCCGGGTGCTGTTGCGTCCGTCGGGGACCGAACAACTGGTGCGGGTGATGGTGGAGGCGGGCACCGCCGACGCCGCCCTGCACACCGCGCAACGCATCGCCGACGTGGTGGCGGCGGCGGGGGCGTGA
- the eccCa gene encoding type VII secretion protein EccCa, whose translation MVVTTEGFARRARVSPPPMPGGELTLSPPPEVPRAVPGNLLTRLLPVVMVVAVIGMVGLMFVTGGRQMMSNPLFLMFPMMMLMSMVGMFASGRSGNGGKRAAELNEERKDYFRYLGQLRRQVRDSALEQRDALAWSHSDPAAAHDLIGSRRMWERRSGDNDFAHVRIGVGAHRLAVRLMPPEVGPIEDLEPVSMVALRRFVRTHSVVHGMPTAISLRGFPAVAVGGPREQTRGLVRAMLISLAMAHAPDQLRIAVVTADPAGPLWDWIKWLPHAGHPSHLDALGPVRMIYPDLSALEGSLADELRERSRFSRSAPPVAGQVHLVVVIDDGRVAGDERIADDSGIDGVSVIDIADTPTELAVRRGLHLNVSGGRISARSSAGVEEFADMDALSIPESLAAARRLARYRLTTAATLVSLESDAVATDPGLTALLGIRDATAFDPVAAWRPRSGRDRLRVPVGYTASGARVELDIKESAHGGMGPHGLCVGATGSGKSEFLRTLVLALIATHSPTELNLVLVDFKGGATFLGLERARHVAAVITNLEQELAMVDRMKDALSGEMNRRQEILRAAGNFANVGDYERARSAGADLAPLPALFIVVDEFSELLSQKPDFAELFVAIGRLGRSLHIHLLLASQRLEEGKLRGLDSHLSYRIGLKTFSANESRSVLGVPDAYHLPSVPGSGYLKCDSAEPIRFNASYVSGPYEPPAAGGPGPGVAGGPGAVTIVPFGAETVAVEQPSRSSLLDRAQALLDEEPVPDLAPTAPPAASASLLQTLLRRIEGHGTPAHEVWLPPLDKSPTVGRLSGHGAAGTLRLAVGIIDRPADQRRDPQVIDLSGAAGSVAIAGGPQSGKSTAVRTVVLTAAATHTPEQVQFYCLDFGGGSLVGLAGLPHVGSVCTRGDMDGVRRTIAEVAGIVRAREARFARHGIESMRDYRSRRAHWLSTGVAAPDDDLTDDRHGDVFLVLDGIAALRSDLESLEDTFTSIVSQGLSYGVHVIVTATRWAEVRPAIKDLLGTRIELRLGDPIDSELGRRAAALVPQDRPGRGVAPGELHMLIALPRLDASSSTDDLTSAVASAVHEIGTRFPDRAAPPVRRLGTSISTIEVADAVAAAQITLGPGQVAIGIGESELAPVILDFGVQPHLMAFADIEHGKTTLLRTIIHGLVGSATPEQVKIVLVDYRRTLLGVVDDDYLAGSASSAQTATQMMTQLAAYLTARMPPEDVTPQQLRDRSWWSGPDVVLIVDDYDMVATAGANPLLALLEVAANARDVGLRIVLTRRAGGVARALFDPLITRLRELSCDVLLMSGDREEGFIVGRSRMRTLVPGRGELVSRNRPTEMVQVAMVPPEPEAPEPEAPDPVAPDPEAPEQATPEQGSAEQGSAESEGTGAGAAGQ comes from the coding sequence ATGGTGGTCACCACAGAAGGTTTTGCGCGGCGTGCCCGCGTGTCGCCACCGCCGATGCCGGGTGGTGAGCTGACACTGTCGCCGCCGCCCGAGGTGCCGCGTGCCGTCCCCGGCAACCTGTTGACCAGGTTGCTGCCGGTGGTGATGGTGGTGGCCGTCATCGGGATGGTGGGGCTGATGTTCGTGACCGGTGGACGGCAGATGATGAGTAATCCGCTGTTCCTGATGTTTCCGATGATGATGCTCATGTCGATGGTCGGCATGTTCGCGTCCGGCCGGTCCGGGAACGGTGGCAAACGCGCGGCCGAACTCAACGAGGAGCGCAAGGACTACTTCCGCTATCTGGGGCAACTGCGCCGCCAGGTTCGCGACAGCGCACTCGAGCAGCGCGACGCACTGGCCTGGAGCCACTCCGATCCGGCCGCCGCGCACGACCTCATCGGCTCCCGGAGGATGTGGGAAAGACGTTCGGGCGACAATGATTTCGCGCATGTGAGGATCGGGGTCGGAGCGCATCGGCTGGCTGTGCGGCTGATGCCGCCGGAAGTGGGCCCGATCGAGGATCTGGAGCCCGTCTCGATGGTGGCGCTGCGCCGGTTCGTGCGCACCCATTCGGTGGTGCACGGTATGCCCACGGCCATCTCGTTGCGCGGCTTCCCTGCGGTCGCGGTCGGCGGGCCGCGGGAGCAGACCCGAGGTCTGGTGCGGGCCATGCTGATCAGTTTGGCGATGGCACACGCGCCGGACCAGCTGCGGATCGCGGTGGTCACCGCGGATCCGGCCGGACCGTTGTGGGACTGGATCAAATGGCTGCCGCACGCCGGTCATCCGTCCCATCTCGACGCGCTGGGCCCGGTGCGGATGATCTATCCGGACCTGTCGGCTCTCGAGGGATCGCTGGCCGACGAACTGCGCGAGCGCTCCCGCTTCTCCCGCTCGGCCCCACCAGTGGCCGGTCAGGTGCATCTGGTGGTGGTGATCGACGACGGCCGGGTGGCGGGCGACGAGCGCATCGCCGACGATTCGGGTATCGACGGCGTCAGCGTCATCGACATCGCCGACACACCCACCGAACTGGCTGTGCGGCGGGGACTGCACCTGAACGTGTCCGGTGGGCGGATATCGGCCCGTAGCAGCGCGGGGGTCGAGGAGTTCGCGGACATGGACGCGCTCTCGATTCCCGAGTCGCTCGCCGCCGCCCGCCGCCTGGCCCGCTATCGGCTCACGACGGCGGCGACCCTGGTGTCGCTGGAATCGGATGCGGTGGCAACCGATCCGGGTCTGACCGCGCTTCTGGGCATCCGCGACGCGACGGCCTTCGACCCGGTTGCCGCGTGGCGTCCGCGATCGGGCCGTGACCGGCTGCGGGTACCCGTGGGCTACACCGCCTCGGGCGCCCGCGTCGAACTCGATATCAAGGAGAGCGCGCACGGCGGGATGGGGCCGCACGGGCTGTGTGTCGGTGCGACGGGGTCGGGCAAGTCGGAGTTCCTGCGCACCCTGGTCCTGGCGTTGATCGCCACGCATTCGCCCACCGAGCTGAACCTGGTGCTCGTCGACTTCAAGGGCGGTGCCACCTTTCTCGGCCTCGAACGGGCCCGGCATGTCGCCGCCGTCATCACCAATCTCGAGCAAGAACTCGCCATGGTCGACAGGATGAAGGACGCGCTCTCGGGGGAGATGAACCGCCGTCAGGAGATCCTGCGCGCGGCGGGCAATTTCGCGAACGTCGGCGACTACGAGCGGGCGCGTTCGGCCGGCGCCGACCTCGCACCGCTGCCCGCACTGTTCATCGTCGTCGACGAGTTCTCCGAACTGCTTTCTCAGAAACCGGATTTCGCCGAACTGTTCGTGGCGATAGGCCGGTTGGGGCGGTCGTTGCACATTCATCTGCTGTTGGCCTCGCAACGTCTTGAGGAGGGCAAGCTGCGCGGTCTCGACAGTCACCTGTCGTACCGAATCGGTCTGAAAACATTCTCCGCCAACGAATCCCGATCGGTTCTCGGTGTTCCCGACGCGTACCACCTGCCGAGTGTTCCGGGGTCGGGCTATCTCAAATGCGATTCCGCCGAACCGATCCGCTTCAACGCCAGCTACGTGTCCGGTCCCTATGAGCCGCCCGCGGCCGGTGGCCCGGGGCCCGGTGTCGCGGGCGGGCCGGGGGCGGTGACGATAGTGCCGTTCGGCGCGGAGACGGTCGCGGTGGAGCAACCGTCGCGGTCGTCCCTGCTGGACCGCGCGCAGGCCCTGCTCGACGAGGAGCCGGTGCCGGACCTGGCGCCCACAGCACCACCTGCCGCGTCCGCGTCGTTGCTGCAGACCCTGTTGCGGCGTATCGAGGGGCACGGGACACCCGCGCACGAGGTGTGGTTGCCGCCGTTGGACAAATCGCCGACGGTCGGCCGGCTCAGCGGGCACGGGGCGGCCGGGACTCTGCGGTTGGCGGTCGGCATCATCGACCGTCCCGCCGATCAGCGGCGGGATCCGCAGGTCATCGACCTGTCGGGGGCGGCGGGCAGCGTCGCGATCGCCGGTGGGCCGCAGTCGGGGAAGTCGACCGCGGTGCGAACGGTGGTCTTGACCGCGGCGGCCACGCACACCCCCGAGCAGGTGCAGTTCTACTGCCTGGACTTCGGCGGCGGCAGCCTGGTCGGCCTCGCCGGACTCCCGCACGTCGGCTCGGTGTGTACGCGCGGCGACATGGACGGGGTGCGCCGCACGATCGCCGAGGTGGCCGGCATCGTGCGGGCACGCGAGGCGCGGTTCGCCCGGCACGGGATCGAATCGATGCGGGACTACCGCAGCAGGCGGGCGCACTGGCTGAGCACCGGTGTAGCGGCGCCCGACGACGATCTGACCGACGATCGGCACGGCGACGTCTTCCTGGTCCTCGACGGGATCGCGGCACTGCGCTCGGATCTGGAATCGCTGGAGGACACCTTCACCTCGATCGTCTCGCAGGGGCTCTCGTACGGCGTCCACGTGATCGTCACCGCCACCCGCTGGGCCGAGGTCCGGCCGGCCATCAAGGACCTGCTCGGCACCCGCATCGAACTGAGGCTCGGTGACCCCATCGACTCCGAACTCGGGCGCCGGGCGGCGGCGCTGGTCCCGCAGGACCGTCCCGGCCGTGGCGTCGCGCCGGGCGAACTGCATATGCTGATCGCCCTGCCCCGGCTCGACGCGTCGAGCTCGACCGACGACTTGACGTCCGCGGTGGCGTCGGCCGTCCACGAGATCGGCACCCGGTTTCCCGACCGCGCCGCGCCGCCCGTGCGCAGGCTCGGCACTTCGATCAGCACAATCGAGGTGGCCGATGCGGTGGCCGCCGCACAGATCACGCTCGGCCCGGGCCAGGTGGCGATCGGGATCGGCGAATCCGAACTGGCCCCGGTGATCCTCGACTTCGGCGTGCAACCACATCTGATGGCGTTCGCCGACATCGAGCACGGCAAGACCACCCTGCTGCGCACGATCATCCACGGGCTGGTGGGCAGTGCCACCCCCGAACAGGTCAAGATCGTGCTCGTCGACTACCGCCGGACCTTGCTCGGTGTGGTCGACGACGATTACCTGGCCGGGTCGGCGTCGTCGGCGCAGACGGCTACGCAGATGATGACGCAATTGGCGGCCTATCTCACCGCGCGGATGCCGCCGGAGGACGTGACGCCGCAGCAGTTGCGGGACCGCAGTTGGTGGTCGGGGCCCGATGTGGTGCTGATCGTCGACGACTACGACATGGTGGCCACGGCCGGTGCCAATCCGTTGCTGGCGTTGCTGGAGGTGGCCGCGAACGCCCGTGACGTGGGTTTGCGGATCGTGCTGACCCGGCGGGCCGGCGGCGTGGCGCGGGCGTTGTTCGACCCGCTCATCACCAGGCTGCGGGAGCTCTCGTGCGATGTGCTGCTGATGAGTGGCGACCGGGAGGAAGGTTTCATTGTCGGCCGGTCGCGGATGCGGACTCTCGTACCGGGCCGCGGCGAGCTGGTCTCGCGTAACCGTCCCACCGAGATGGTGCAGGTGGCGATGGTTCCGCCGGAGCCGGAAGCCCCGGAGCCGGAAGCCCCAGATCCTGTGGCACCGGATCCTGAGGCGCCGGAACAGGCGACGCCGGAACAGGGATCTGCGGAACAGGGATCTGCGGAATCCGAGGGCACCGGAGCCGGGGCGGCCGGTCAGTGA